The sequence below is a genomic window from Clostridium sp. BJN0001.
ATAAAGAGGATGAGTTAAGAATAAAAAATCATAAAAAAAATAGAGAAAAATATAATTTTAAAACATTAGAAATTCAAAGAGATTTTGAAATTTTAAAAGATAATATTTCAGAAAATGATACGATTTTATTTGAAAGTGTTACATCAGCATTAACAAACAATATGTTTTATAATAATAGAGTAATAAATGATGCTGGAAAAAATGTTATAAGAAGCTTAAAAAAGAATATTCTTTCTTTTAAAAATGTTATAATTGTAAGTGATTATATTCATTCTGACAGCATAGCGTATGATGATATTACTGAAAATTATAAAAGTCAATTGGCTCTTGTAAATACATTTCTTTCAAAGGTATGTGATGTTGTTATTGAGTGTTCATTTTCAAATATAAAAATTCACAAAGGAAAGAGAGAGTATGAAAAAATTATTTAGAAGCTTTATAATAGCTATTTCTATGTTTACGATAATAAAAACACCAAATGTTGAGTGGGATGAAGATGGAAATAAATATATTATGACATTGTATCCTCTTGTTGGACTTATTGTAGGTTTCTTATGGGCATTACTATATATAGGCATACATTTAATGAATACTACAGAAGTTCTTGAAAGTGTAATTATGATGGTTTTTCCATTTATAATAACAGGTTTCATACATTTAGATGGCTTCACTGATGTATGTGATGCGATATTATCAAGAAGAGAAAAAGAAGAAAAGCTTAAGATACTAAAAGATTCAATGATAGGTGCGTTTGGCTGTATTGCATTAATTATATTATTTTTTGTAAATTTTGGAGCGCTTTATTCTATATTTTTAAAATATAATACAGTTTATTATAGTTTTTTAAATATAGGAAAATTATTTGGAATTGGAAGTCCATTTTATGCATTTTTATTTATTCCTGTTATAAGCAGAAGTCTTGCTGCATTTTATCTAATGCGTGAAAAGACTATAAAAGAAAGCTCACTTGGTGCATATTTTAAAAAAGAGACAGGAATAAATGAACTTCTTATAATGCTTTCTTATATTTCATTTTCTGTAATGTTTATGGCATTTTTTATAGGATATAAATCAATAGTAATAACACTTTTTATGTACTATTTTTGTTCTGTTTCTGTAAGAAGATGTATAAGCAATTTTGGTGGAGTTTCAGGAGATGTTGCAGGATTTTCACTTGTTATAGCAGAGACAGTAGGTCTTTTAACTTTTGCATTATTATAAGGTGGTACTTAGATGATATTAATTTTTGGTGGAGCATATAATGGAAAAAAAGAATATGTAAAAGAAAATTTTAATGTTTCAGATAAAGATATTTTAAATTGCAAAGATGAAAAAATATTTTCATTAATTTCAAATGAGAAGGTAATTAATGGATTCCATATTTTTATAAGAGAGTGTATAAAAAAAGATATTGATGCATTAGATTTAGTTTTACATAATATAGAAAAGCTTAAAGACAAGATAATAATTTCTGATGAAACTAATTCAGGAGTAGTTCCTATAAAAGCGAAAGAACGCCTTTATAGAGAGATTTTAGGTAAAGTTCTTCAATATTTATCTAAAAAATCAAATATAGTTATTAGAGTATTTTTTGGGCTTGAAGAGGTTTTAAAGCATAATGTTTCGATAACTCTTATACGTCATGGAAAGACTTATTGCAATGAAAAAAGTCTTTATTGTGGAAAAAGTGATGTATCTATAAGTAAAATTGGAGAAGAAGAGCTTTTAAAGAAAAAGCATTATTTTAATAAAAAATATGATTATTATTTTACAAGTGGACTTAAACGAACTGAAGATACATTTAAAATATATTTTGGAAATATACTTCACGAAAAAAATCCACTTCTTAAAGAATATAATTTTGGTTTGTATGAGCTTAAATCTTATTATGATATGGAAAAGGATAAACATTTTATAAAATGGCTTTATGATGAAACTGATGATATAAAGTGTCCTGAAGGTGAGAGCAGAAGAGAATTTAAAGAAAGAATAAAAAAAGGATTTAATATTCTTTTAGAGAAAGCATGTAAAGAAAAAATATGCACTATGGCAGGTGTTCTTCATGGAGGCTCTATAGGCATGATTCTTGAACTTCTATATGATAATAAAAAGAAATTTTATAACTGGCAGCCTGAAAATGGAGAAGGTTATATAATAAAAGCAGATGTATTAAAAAATAAAATAATTAAGGCAGACTTAATTTCAGATAAGAAAGGATGAACTTAGATTGCATATATTTTCGATTATTATAGGATTTATACTAGATATTATTATAGGTGATCCTGATAACCCGTTTCATCCTGTAAGATTTATAGGGAAACTGTGCAGTATATTTGAAAAAATTACAAGAAAACTATTTAAAAATTCATTAAAGTTTGCAGGGCTTATCACATGGATTTTAGTATCATTAGTTTCAGTTTTACTTTCATTAAGTATTGTAAAAATTGCATTTATGATAAATTTTGTGTTTGGAATTATAATTGAAGGAGTTATAATTTATTTTTGCATTTCATGCAGAGCATTACATAAAGAAGGCAGAAAAGTAATAGAAAGTCTTGAAAAAGGAGACATTAATGAGTCGCGAAAAAGACTTTCATACATAGTTGGACGTGATACTAAAAATCTTGATGAAAAAGGAATTATAAGAGCTGTAATAGAAACAATAGCTGAAAATATTTCAGATGGAGTTATTGCACCTCTTTTATTTATAGGCATTTTTGGCGCAGTAGGTGGAGTTTTATATAAAGCTGTAAATACAATGGATTCAATGTTTGGCTATAAAAATGAAAAATATATTGAATTTGGGTATTTTGCGGCTAAGATAGATGATATATTTAATTTTATTCCTTCAAGACTTACAGGCTTTTTCGTTATTGTAAGTTCTCTTATATTAAATTATAATTATATTAACAGTTTTAAAATTTTTAAAAGAGACAGAAAAAAACATTTAAGCCCTAATAGTGCACAGTCTGAATCTGCTGTTGCTGGAGCTTTAGAAGTTCGACTTGGTGGACCTAATTATTATTTTGGAAAGCTCGTAGAAAAGCCATTTTTAGGTACAGAGCTAAAAACGATAGAAATTTCAGATGTAAAAAGGGCTGTAAAGATACTTTATACAGTATCTTTTATTGGATTTATTGTTTCAATATCGCTTAGTTTAAGTGTTTTTTTAATTTCTTATTATAGTGTTTTATAAGAAAGGATGTGAAAGATGGAAAGTAGAGGACATGGAGCAGATGCTCAGATTGTAAAAAGAAAACTTAATTTAAAAGGAAAGATTATAGATTTTTCAGCTAATATTAATCCTTTAGGCCCAAGTAAAAATTCTATAGAAAAGCTTAAAGAAAATATGAATCTTATTGAAAAATATCCAGATATATCATATTACGATATGAAAAATGCGATAAAAGAATATGAAAGAGAAAATTTAGAAATAGATTCTTTCAATATAATACTTGGAAATGGTGCTTCAGAGATTATCTATAAGATATCAGAAGCATTAAAACCAAAGAAAGCACTTATTATAGAACCATCATTTTCTGAATATGAAGAATCTCTCAGACTTCAAAAATCAGAGATAGATTATTATATATTAAAAGAAGAAAATGATTTTATATTGTGTGACGATTTTCTTGATTACATAAAAAATGATATTGATATTATCTTTTTATGTAATCCTAATAATCCTACAGGAAAGCTTGTTTCAGAAGATTTATTAAAAAAAATAATGGATAAATCTTTAAAAACAGGTTCGATACTTGTTATTGATGAGTCGTTTATAGACTTTACGCATCAAAAATCATCATCGAAGTATTTAAAAGAATATAGCAATTTAATTATTTTAAAATCACTTACTAAGTTTTTTGCATCTCCAGGGATAAGATCAGGTTATGCATTAGTATTTAATAAAGATATTTTTGAAAAAGTATCTTTATATATGCCATCATGGAATATAAACGCTTTTTCTGACATATATACAAGGTATGCGCTCAAAGATAGGCAGTACATAAAAAATACCAAGGAGTATATACAAAATGAAAAAGAGTATTTAGAATTTGAACTTTCAAAAATAAAAAATATTAAAGTTTTTAAGACAGATACAAATTTTATTTTATTTAAAGCTTCAAAAAATCTTAAAGAAAAACTTATTTTAAAAAACATTTTAATAAGAGATTGCTCAAATTTCAAAGGGCTTAGCTCAGGATTTTTTAGAATTGCTGTAAAATCTCATAGTGATAATAAAATTCTTATTGATAATATTAATCTATTAAATAATGCAGTGGTTTCGTTTAGTGGTGGAAAAGACAGTATGCTGTGTTTATATAAAGCAATAAATAAAGGATATAATATTTCTGCACTTTTAGTAACTTCTGATTGTCAAAATCATTCGAATTTTCATAGAATACCTATGAAGATTTTGGATAAGGTGTCTAAATCTCTCGGAATTAGAATTATAAACGTTATTGTAAATGATGGCGAAAATTATGAAGAAAAATTTGAAGAGGGTCTTAGAAAAGCAAAAAAATTTGGCGCATCTACATGCATTTTTGGAGATATAGATATAGATTCTCATAAAGTATGGGGAGAAGATAGAGCTTTACATGCTTCTATGGATGCAGAATTTCCACTTTGGAATAGAAAGCGTGAAGAAGTTACGAATGAATTTATAAAAAGCGGATTTAAGGCAGTAATAAAAAAGGTTAATTTAGATTATTTAAGTTCTGATTATTTAAATGAAGAACTTGATTTTAAATTAGTTTCGAAGTTTAAAGATTTAGATATAGATGTGTGTGGTGAAAATGGAGAATATCATACATTTGTTTATGATGGACCGTTATTTAAAAATAAAATTGATTTTAAAGTTGTAGCAAAAGAAAAAGATAGACAATATGCCTATTTAAAGATCGAGTAAATTTTATGAGGTGGATTAATGAATAAGTCGAGTATTATGTTTTTAGGAACAGCATCTAGTGTTGGTAAGAGCATGATGGCTGCAGCATTATTAAGAATATTAAAAAATAAAGGATTTTCTGTTGCACCATTTAAAGCTCTCAATATCTCACTAAATTCATATGTAACCTATGATGGACTTGAGATTGGAGTGGCACAAAAAGTTCAGGCAGAGGCAGCTAAAATAGAACCAAGCGTATTAATGAATCCTGTACTTTTAAAGCCAGCTTCAGGAAAAACTCAAGTTATAGTTGAAGGAAAAGTTGTAAAAACAATAAATCCTTATGAATATACAGAAATAAATGATAAATTAAAAATTAGAATAAAAAAAGTATATAACAAAATAAGAAAAAATTATGATATAATTGTACTAGAAGGTTCAGGAAGTTGTGCCGAAATTAATCTAAGGGAGACAGATATAGCCAATATTGAAATGGCTAAAATGTCTAAATCACCAATTATATTAGTATCAGATATAGATAGAGGTGGAGTATTTGCATCTATTTATGGAACGCTTTCCCTCATTAGAGAAGATGAGAGGAAAATGGTAAAAGGAGTCATTATAAATAAGTTTAGAGGGGATAAAAAAAGATTTGAAAAAGCAGTAACACAGCTTGAAGATATCATAAAAATCCCAGTGCTTGGTGTAATGCCATATGAAGAACTTAATATAGATGATGAGGATGCAGTTACAGAAAAATTAGTTAATAATAATGATAAAAAATCACTCATTGATATTGTAGTTATAAAATTAAAATCAATGTCAAATTTTACTGATTTTAATACTTTTTCAAGATATGAGTTTATAAATGTACGATATGTTGATAAGAGTGAAGATATAGGAAACCCTGACCTTATAATTATACCAGGAACTAAAAATACGATTAAAGATTTAAGGTTCCTTAAAAAGAAAGGTTTATTTGAAAAAATAATAGAAAAGCATCAAAATGGTACAGTTATTTTAGGAATATGTGGAGGATACCAGATGCTTGGAAATATTATTGTTGATAGCCTTTCAATAGAAAGTGATATAAGAGAAGAAACTGGATTTTCTCTTCTTAATTTCAAAACAAGATTCAGCGAAGAAAAAGTTACAAGAAGAGCAAATTGTACAGCGTTTGATTCAATAAATGTTTCTGGATATGAGATTCATAATGGAATAAGCAAAATTGGTAAAAATTCAGAGATTTTTATGAAATCAGAAAATGGGAGTATTCTTGGAATATGCAACAAAGAACATAATGTATTTGGAACGTATCTCCATGGAGTATTTGATTCAGATGAATTTTTAGATTACTTTTTAGAAAACGTATTAAAAATAAATTTGGATTCATATATGACTAAAAAGAATGAAGCTTACGATGAATTTAAAGATAGACAGTATGAGAAACTTGCAGATGTATTTGAGAAAAATATAGATGTAGATAAAATAATTACTATAATTAATAATGGGTTATAGAGTTATTATTTATATACAATATATAAAAGTGAGGGATTGTAATGCTAACAGAAAATGAGGAACTAGGTTTAGAACAAATTGAAAATTTAGCTAGAAAAAATATAAAAGGAAAGCAGTTTTTTAGAGTCACAGATATTTTAGAAACCGCTTTTTGTCTTTCAGAAGAGCAAGCATATGATGTACTAAAAAATATTATGGGAAGAAAGAGTGTTTCTAATTCAACTGAAAGTATAATATATGAATATCTTGATATGCTTGAAAAAGGATACTGTTCAATTAAAGAACAGCTTGAAATTATGAATGGAGATAAACTTTTCGTTGTCAAAAATACTATCCAGCTAAGAGAGAAAAATTTTACTGGTGGAACATTTTTTGATGCAATGAGAGATGTATATAATATTAAAGAAGAAGAGATTCCAGCTATATTAATGAAATATTTAAATACAATAGAATCTCCCACTTTTAATTTTATAATAGATGAGGATAGTTTTAATAAATTTATTGAAACAGATATTGATGAACTTGAAAATCAGTATAATAGATTTAAAGAAGAATAAAATTATACTAATTTATATTTCAAAATTTAATAAATAATATAAAAAAGACGTGCTTTTTATAAAATAGCAGGTCTTTTTTATTGATTTTAAGCTTACTGTAAGGTATTTTGGACATAATATAGTTTAATGAATCAATTATTACAATTTTGTAATGATTAATTTAATAAACTAGAAACATTATTACTTTATACTTAAGATGAAATCAAAAAAGGAGAGATGAAATATGAATATAATTAAAACAGAAAATTTATGTAAAATATATGGTAAAAAAGAAAATAAAGTTGTAGCAATTGATAATATAAATATTGAGGTAAATAAAGGAGAATTTTTAGCAATTATAGGTGAAAGTGGATCAGGAAAAAGTACACTTCTTCATCAGATTGGAGGAGTTGATAAGCCTACATCTGGAAAAGTAATTATTGATGGAGTAGATATCTATGGTCTAAATGATACAAAACTTGCAATATTCAGAAGAAGAAAGATAGGATTCATTTTTCAGTCATTTAATCTTATACCAGTTTTATCTGTAGAAGAGAATATAAAGCTTCCAGCTCTTTTAGATAGAAAAAAAGTAGATAAAGATTATTTTAATGATATAGTTAAAACTTTAAAAATAGATGATAGGCTTAATCATCTTCCGTCAGAGCTTTCAGGAGGACAGATGCAAAGAACTGCAATTGCACGTGCACTTATAAATAAACCTGCAATAGTACTTGCTGATGAGCCTACAGGAAATCTTGATAGTGAAACTTCTAGAGAGATAGTTGAAATGCTTAAGGTTTCATCTAAAAAATATAATCAGACAATAGTTATAATAACACATGATCTTTCAATTGCAGAAGATGCAGATAGAGTTATAAAAATTAAAGATGGAAAAGTAATGTAAGGGGGATAGATATGAAAAGTTATAGTACATTATCTATAAGATATTTAAAAGAAAATAAAAAGAAAAGTATTCTTACAATACTAGGCATAACAATGGCTTCAATACTTATCTCAGCAGTATTTACTTTCGCTTTGAGTTTTGTAGATTCAATGATTTCTTATGAAAGATCAATTAAGAATTGGGAATTTTCATTAAATAGTATTACAAAAACAAATGCAATAAACGTAAAAAATAATGTAGAGATTAAGGATGTATCTATTCAAGGAAAAACTGAAAATTTATTTTTGGGTTCAGAAAATAAAAAAACAAATTTAACAAAAAGTGGTGGAGAATATTACAATAACATTTATAGAAATAAAATAATATCTGGAAAATATCCGTCAAAGGAAAATGAAGTTGTACTTGATAAAGTCACCGCAGATAAAATGTCAGTTGATGTAGGAGATGAGATAAAACTCAAAGATAATGATGGAAATATTTTAGCATATTCTATAAGCGGTTTAACTGAATTTGATAAAGTTTCTGCTAATGAAAATATAACTCTATATGGTTTTTTAGATTATGATAATTTACCTGAAGATTCTTCGTATAAAGTATATGTCAATTTAAAGAGCAAAAAAAATAAGCAGGATATCATAAAAAATGTAATTGAAGATTCTAAAATAGAAATAACTGAAGGAACAAAGACAGATAATAGTGAGCTTTTATATTTAACAGGAAATGGAGGCTCAGATGATATTACAGCTAGTATGAAAAAAGTTGCTGCTTTCTTCATAATAATAATAATGGTTTGTACAATTACTGTAATCTATAATTCATTTAATATTTCAGTACTTGAAAGAATGAGATATTTTGGAGTATTAAAAGCTATTGGAGCAACAAAAAGGCAGATAAAGAACTTAATTTTAAAAGAAGGATTTATAATGGGAATCATTGCAATTCCTCTTGGGTATATTATAGGATTCTTAGCTTTAAAAATTGGTATGAGTATTATTGCTAGTGAAAAATTTATGTTTATCTTTGATGATTTTAAAGTTGGATTTTATCCTATAGTTATTGTTTTTGATGCATTTTTAATATTTATTACAATATATATTTCACTTCTTATGCCAATAATAAAAGCAAATAGAGTATCTATTATTGAAGCTATAAAAAATGTAGGTGAAATTAAGATTGGTAAAATAAAGCATAGAAAAAATAGAATAATAAATTCCTTATTTGGAGTTGAAGGAAGCATTGCATACAAAAATATAAGAAGAACTCCTTTTAGATTTATAGTTACGATACTTGCACTTACTGTATCTATTATACTTTTTAATGTTTTCTATGGATTTATTGATTTTTCAAAGCAGACTATATCACAGCAGTATATGAATGTTCAATTTGATTCATGTGCTCAAAAATGGAATTATCCGGAATCTTTTACTGATGATGAAATAGCAGAAATAAAGAGTCAGCCTTTTATAAGAACAGTTTATAGTATATATTCTAATTATTTGAATGAACCAATTGAAAATAAATTTGTTAGTGATAATAATAATAATCAAATAAACGAGTATGAAGATATTGGATATGGAGTTCTTAGAACAAACATTTCAGTTTATGATAGTGAAAAAGAAATAGATATTTTAAAAAAATATATAAATTTAAGTAATAAAGATATTGAAAAGCTTAATGATGGAGGAGTAATACTTGTTGATGGATATCCTAAAAAGGATAGTAGTTCAGGAAAAAAATATATAAGAAGACAGACAACATTTAATGTATCTGATGTAATAACTCTTCCAAAAACAAATGTTAATGACAAAGATAAGATAAAAAATGATATAGTATCTAACAATGTTTATAATTCAGAAGTAGTAGGAATTATAAATTACTCACCATTAACAGGAACAATGATGAATGGTCAAATTGAACTTATTTATACAAAGCAAGGGTATGAAAAAGTAAATTCTAAAGTTCAAATAAACAAACTTGCATTTAAATTTGATGGTGCTGAAGAAGCTAGAGAAGAATGCTTC
It includes:
- a CDS encoding bifunctional adenosylcobinamide kinase/adenosylcobinamide-phosphate guanylyltransferase, coding for MKVLIIGSSKSGKSEIAEKISYKLNKNGNLFYLATMKPYDKEDELRIKNHKKNREKYNFKTLEIQRDFEILKDNISENDTILFESVTSALTNNMFYNNRVINDAGKNVIRSLKKNILSFKNVIIVSDYIHSDSIAYDDITENYKSQLALVNTFLSKVCDVVIECSFSNIKIHKGKREYEKII
- a CDS encoding adenosylcobinamide-GDP ribazoletransferase produces the protein MKKLFRSFIIAISMFTIIKTPNVEWDEDGNKYIMTLYPLVGLIVGFLWALLYIGIHLMNTTEVLESVIMMVFPFIITGFIHLDGFTDVCDAILSRREKEEKLKILKDSMIGAFGCIALIILFFVNFGALYSIFLKYNTVYYSFLNIGKLFGIGSPFYAFLFIPVISRSLAAFYLMREKTIKESSLGAYFKKETGINELLIMLSYISFSVMFMAFFIGYKSIVITLFMYYFCSVSVRRCISNFGGVSGDVAGFSLVIAETVGLLTFALL
- a CDS encoding bifunctional adenosylcobinamide kinase/adenosylcobinamide-phosphate guanylyltransferase, giving the protein MILIFGGAYNGKKEYVKENFNVSDKDILNCKDEKIFSLISNEKVINGFHIFIRECIKKDIDALDLVLHNIEKLKDKIIISDETNSGVVPIKAKERLYREILGKVLQYLSKKSNIVIRVFFGLEEVLKHNVSITLIRHGKTYCNEKSLYCGKSDVSISKIGEEELLKKKHYFNKKYDYYFTSGLKRTEDTFKIYFGNILHEKNPLLKEYNFGLYELKSYYDMEKDKHFIKWLYDETDDIKCPEGESRREFKERIKKGFNILLEKACKEKICTMAGVLHGGSIGMILELLYDNKKKFYNWQPENGEGYIIKADVLKNKIIKADLISDKKG
- a CDS encoding cobalamin biosynthesis protein encodes the protein MFSIIIGFILDIIIGDPDNPFHPVRFIGKLCSIFEKITRKLFKNSLKFAGLITWILVSLVSVLLSLSIVKIAFMINFVFGIIIEGVIIYFCISCRALHKEGRKVIESLEKGDINESRKRLSYIVGRDTKNLDEKGIIRAVIETIAENISDGVIAPLLFIGIFGAVGGVLYKAVNTMDSMFGYKNEKYIEFGYFAAKIDDIFNFIPSRLTGFFVIVSSLILNYNYINSFKIFKRDRKKHLSPNSAQSESAVAGALEVRLGGPNYYFGKLVEKPFLGTELKTIEISDVKRAVKILYTVSFIGFIVSISLSLSVFLISYYSVL
- a CDS encoding diphthine--ammonia ligase, which encodes MESRGHGADAQIVKRKLNLKGKIIDFSANINPLGPSKNSIEKLKENMNLIEKYPDISYYDMKNAIKEYERENLEIDSFNIILGNGASEIIYKISEALKPKKALIIEPSFSEYEESLRLQKSEIDYYILKEENDFILCDDFLDYIKNDIDIIFLCNPNNPTGKLVSEDLLKKIMDKSLKTGSILVIDESFIDFTHQKSSSKYLKEYSNLIILKSLTKFFASPGIRSGYALVFNKDIFEKVSLYMPSWNINAFSDIYTRYALKDRQYIKNTKEYIQNEKEYLEFELSKIKNIKVFKTDTNFILFKASKNLKEKLILKNILIRDCSNFKGLSSGFFRIAVKSHSDNKILIDNINLLNNAVVSFSGGKDSMLCLYKAINKGYNISALLVTSDCQNHSNFHRIPMKILDKVSKSLGIRIINVIVNDGENYEEKFEEGLRKAKKFGASTCIFGDIDIDSHKVWGEDRALHASMDAEFPLWNRKREEVTNEFIKSGFKAVIKKVNLDYLSSDYLNEELDFKLVSKFKDLDIDVCGENGEYHTFVYDGPLFKNKIDFKVVAKEKDRQYAYLKIE
- a CDS encoding cobyric acid synthase; this encodes MNKSSIMFLGTASSVGKSMMAAALLRILKNKGFSVAPFKALNISLNSYVTYDGLEIGVAQKVQAEAAKIEPSVLMNPVLLKPASGKTQVIVEGKVVKTINPYEYTEINDKLKIRIKKVYNKIRKNYDIIVLEGSGSCAEINLRETDIANIEMAKMSKSPIILVSDIDRGGVFASIYGTLSLIREDERKMVKGVIINKFRGDKKRFEKAVTQLEDIIKIPVLGVMPYEELNIDDEDAVTEKLVNNNDKKSLIDIVVIKLKSMSNFTDFNTFSRYEFINVRYVDKSEDIGNPDLIIIPGTKNTIKDLRFLKKKGLFEKIIEKHQNGTVILGICGGYQMLGNIIVDSLSIESDIREETGFSLLNFKTRFSEEKVTRRANCTAFDSINVSGYEIHNGISKIGKNSEIFMKSENGSILGICNKEHNVFGTYLHGVFDSDEFLDYFLENVLKINLDSYMTKKNEAYDEFKDRQYEKLADVFEKNIDVDKIITIINNGL
- a CDS encoding ABC transporter ATP-binding protein is translated as MNIIKTENLCKIYGKKENKVVAIDNINIEVNKGEFLAIIGESGSGKSTLLHQIGGVDKPTSGKVIIDGVDIYGLNDTKLAIFRRRKIGFIFQSFNLIPVLSVEENIKLPALLDRKKVDKDYFNDIVKTLKIDDRLNHLPSELSGGQMQRTAIARALINKPAIVLADEPTGNLDSETSREIVEMLKVSSKKYNQTIVIITHDLSIAEDADRVIKIKDGKVM
- a CDS encoding ABC transporter permease, whose translation is MKSYSTLSIRYLKENKKKSILTILGITMASILISAVFTFALSFVDSMISYERSIKNWEFSLNSITKTNAINVKNNVEIKDVSIQGKTENLFLGSENKKTNLTKSGGEYYNNIYRNKIISGKYPSKENEVVLDKVTADKMSVDVGDEIKLKDNDGNILAYSISGLTEFDKVSANENITLYGFLDYDNLPEDSSYKVYVNLKSKKNKQDIIKNVIEDSKIEITEGTKTDNSELLYLTGNGGSDDITASMKKVAAFFIIIIMVCTITVIYNSFNISVLERMRYFGVLKAIGATKRQIKNLILKEGFIMGIIAIPLGYIIGFLALKIGMSIIASEKFMFIFDDFKVGFYPIVIVFDAFLIFITIYISLLMPIIKANRVSIIEAIKNVGEIKIGKIKHRKNRIINSLFGVEGSIAYKNIRRTPFRFIVTILALTVSIILFNVFYGFIDFSKQTISQQYMNVQFDSCAQKWNYPESFTDDEIAEIKSQPFIRTVYSIYSNYLNEPIENKFVSDNNNNQINEYEDIGYGVLRTNISVYDSEKEIDILKKYINLSNKDIEKLNDGGVILVDGYPKKDSSSGKKYIRRQTTFNVSDVITLPKTNVNDKDKIKNDIVSNNVYNSEVVGIINYSPLTGTMMNGQIELIYTKQGYEKVNSKVQINKLAFKFDGAEEAREECFKYFDEIKDSKGYFYEDFTNVIKDTQTIFNQVEFFVYCFIIIVTIISIINIFNTISTGIITRKREFSVLKAVGMTEKQLRKSIMFEGNFYGVISAILGGISSALLLLLLINLGGGIAAINYHFNFIAFTISIVSAVVITYISTAISLRKLKKITIVQGIRDEN